A genomic segment from Deinococcus aestuarii encodes:
- a CDS encoding ABC transporter permease, with product MQRVQPRRAQAAPARRVRWGRWALPTLGLGLLVLAWPLASAALGPDVFPGLGDTLRFLAREAERGTLWTNVGITLWRVIAAFALALLLGAPLGWALGTHPRFAALASPWLAVGLTVPRILILLAAYLVVGLNERALVAAITLILLPTVAVQVREGVRSLDPRLADMARAFRVSPGRTLRHVTLPQLWPSLLGAARVTLSLSWKMVVFGEVFGRTSGVGYMIAFYFQQFEMRGILAYGLVMTLVLSAIDYGLAALGERVFAWRRAA from the coding sequence ATGCAACGCGTCCAGCCCCGCCGCGCCCAGGCCGCGCCCGCCCGCCGCGTGCGGTGGGGACGCTGGGCGCTGCCTACCCTGGGGCTGGGGCTGCTCGTCCTCGCGTGGCCGCTGGCGAGCGCGGCGCTGGGACCGGACGTGTTCCCGGGGCTGGGCGACACCCTACGGTTCCTGGCGCGGGAGGCCGAGCGCGGCACCCTCTGGACGAACGTGGGGATCACGCTCTGGCGGGTGATCGCCGCCTTTGCCCTCGCGTTGCTGCTCGGGGCGCCGCTGGGATGGGCGCTCGGCACGCATCCGCGCTTCGCGGCGCTGGCGTCGCCCTGGCTGGCGGTCGGGCTGACGGTGCCGCGCATCCTGATCCTGCTCGCGGCGTACCTCGTCGTGGGGCTCAACGAGCGGGCGCTCGTCGCGGCGATCACCTTGATCCTGCTGCCCACCGTCGCGGTTCAGGTCAGGGAGGGGGTGCGGTCGCTCGACCCCCGCCTGGCCGACATGGCGCGGGCGTTCCGGGTGTCACCGGGGCGGACGTTGAGGCACGTCACGCTGCCGCAACTGTGGCCCTCGCTGCTCGGGGCAGCGCGGGTCACCCTCAGCCTCTCGTGGAAGATGGTCGTCTTCGGCGAGGTGTTCGGGCGCACGAGCGGCGTGGGGTACATGATCGCCTTCTATTTCCAGCAGTTCGAGATGCGCGGCATCCTCGCCTACGGGCTGGTGATGACGCTGGTCCTGTCGGCCATCGACTACGGGCTCGCGGCGCTGGGAGAGCGGGTCTTCGCGTGGCGGAGGGCGGCGTGA
- a CDS encoding ABC transporter ATP-binding protein, whose amino-acid sequence MTGSLDFRDVTVRYGSAPPVLAGLNLSVRPGEVVAVIGRSGCGKTTLLHLAAGLLKAQGGTVAFGGEARTGYVFQDARLLPWLSVGDNLRLTSPPERHPFIAAELSRVGLGGLERRYPGELSLGMAQRAAVARALLLRPNLLLLDEPFSALDELTAGELRAELAGLLRETRPTTLLVTHNPSEAVFLADRVVALAGTPAAVRGEVIVTLPRPRDPDDPSAAAVVRGVRRLLTRERVTA is encoded by the coding sequence GTGACGGGATCGCTCGACTTCCGGGACGTGACCGTGCGGTACGGGTCCGCCCCTCCCGTCCTCGCCGGGTTGAACCTCAGCGTGCGGCCCGGGGAGGTCGTCGCCGTCATCGGGCGCAGCGGGTGCGGCAAGACGACGCTGCTGCACCTCGCCGCCGGGCTTCTCAAGGCCCAGGGGGGAACGGTGGCGTTCGGCGGGGAGGCCCGCACCGGGTACGTCTTTCAGGACGCGCGCCTTTTGCCGTGGCTCAGCGTGGGAGACAACCTGCGGCTCACGAGCCCGCCCGAGCGTCACCCCTTCATCGCGGCGGAGTTGAGCCGGGTGGGGCTGGGGGGTCTGGAGCGGCGGTATCCGGGGGAGCTGTCCCTCGGCATGGCGCAGCGGGCCGCCGTCGCCCGCGCCCTGCTGCTGCGCCCGAACCTCCTTCTCCTCGACGAGCCCTTCAGCGCCCTCGACGAGCTGACGGCGGGAGAACTGCGGGCCGAACTCGCCGGTCTGCTGCGCGAGACGCGGCCCACCACCCTGCTCGTGACCCACAATCCGTCCGAGGCGGTCTTCCTCGCGGACCGGGTGGTCGCCCTGGCCGGAACACCCGCCGCCGTGCGGGGCGAGGTCATCGTGACGCTGCCCCGCCCCCGCGACCCGGACGACCCCAGTGCCGCCGCCGTCGTGCGCGGGGTGCGCCGCCTGCTGACCAGGGAACGGGTGACCGCGTGA
- a CDS encoding AAA family ATPase: MTHTAPDPLLARVDERLDALRRAKVAIHEVVVGQGEVVDQVLVALLAGGHVLVEGAPGMGKTLLVRTVADVFGLRMGRVQFTPDLMPADITGTLVLSPDERGVNRLEFMPGPIFAQLLLADEVNRATPKTQSALLEAMQEGTVTVAGEGRPLPRPFFVLATQNPIEQEGTYLLPEAQLDRFFFKVDVPFPDADVLGRILAQTTGLDAAQARACLTPVELLDAQRTVRALPVSPDVVEAVSRLIVSTQPSRPESGAEVRRYVRFGVSPRGAQTLVLAAKAQALLSGRAHVSLTDVRAVLLPSLRHRFQLNFEGVASGVDKDALLLRLLDAQAG, translated from the coding sequence ATGACCCACACGGCACCCGACCCCCTTCTTGCCCGCGTGGACGAGCGGCTAGACGCCCTGCGGCGCGCGAAGGTCGCCATCCACGAGGTCGTCGTCGGGCAGGGCGAGGTGGTCGATCAGGTGCTCGTGGCGCTCCTGGCGGGCGGGCACGTGCTCGTGGAGGGCGCACCCGGCATGGGCAAGACCCTGCTCGTCCGCACCGTCGCCGACGTGTTCGGGCTGAGGATGGGCCGCGTCCAGTTCACCCCCGACCTGATGCCCGCCGACATCACGGGGACGCTCGTCCTCTCCCCCGACGAGCGCGGCGTGAACCGGCTGGAGTTCATGCCCGGGCCGATCTTCGCCCAGCTCCTCCTTGCCGACGAGGTGAACCGGGCGACGCCGAAGACGCAATCCGCCCTGCTGGAGGCCATGCAGGAGGGGACCGTCACGGTGGCGGGGGAAGGCCGCCCGCTGCCCCGCCCCTTTTTCGTCCTCGCCACGCAAAATCCCATCGAGCAGGAAGGCACCTACCTGCTGCCGGAAGCGCAGCTCGACCGCTTCTTTTTCAAGGTGGACGTGCCCTTCCCCGACGCGGACGTGCTGGGCCGGATTCTGGCGCAGACGACCGGGCTGGACGCCGCACAGGCCCGCGCGTGCCTGACTCCGGTGGAGCTGCTCGACGCCCAGCGGACGGTGCGGGCGCTGCCCGTGTCGCCCGACGTGGTGGAGGCGGTCTCGCGGCTGATCGTCAGCACCCAGCCCTCGCGGCCCGAGAGCGGGGCGGAGGTGCGGCGTTACGTGCGCTTCGGGGTCAGCCCGCGCGGCGCGCAGACGCTCGTGCTCGCGGCGAAGGCGCAGGCCCTCCTGTCGGGGCGGGCCCACGTGAGCCTGACCGACGTGCGGGCGGTCCTGCTCCCCTCCCTGCGCCACCGCTTCCAGCTCAACTTCGAGGGGGTGGCCTCGGGGGTGGACAAGGACGCGCTCCTGCTCCGGCTGCTGGACGCCCAGGCCGGGTGA
- a CDS encoding DUF58 domain-containing protein: MELPPALQQELARRRLTAPHARAQGGVGERPSRAKGAGIEFADHRPYQPGDDIRALDAVVTARLGTPVVREFVVSQQLPVLVVLDASASMRVGRPPKFGLAAGMAGALGFVGLAGGDAVQAVTFGAGVRVSPRLQGVNRATELLGWLGQARAEGKGTLEDALGRTAARAPKGALVILVGDFLSEDAVRALDTLHARGQEVLAVQVLAPEELEPERLRASPGRAEPLRLDDAEGGGSAVVTLDDATLTRYRRALDAWTAELRGSLARHGGRLVQVRADQPLGEVVLREFLARGIVR; this comes from the coding sequence ATGGAGCTCCCCCCCGCCCTGCAACAGGAACTCGCCCGGCGCCGCCTGACCGCCCCCCACGCCCGCGCCCAGGGGGGCGTCGGCGAGCGGCCCTCCCGCGCGAAGGGCGCCGGGATCGAGTTCGCCGACCACCGCCCCTACCAGCCGGGGGACGACATCCGCGCGCTCGACGCCGTGGTCACCGCCCGGCTGGGCACCCCGGTCGTGCGCGAGTTCGTGGTCTCGCAGCAACTGCCTGTCCTCGTGGTGCTCGACGCGAGCGCGAGTATGCGGGTGGGACGGCCGCCGAAGTTCGGGCTGGCGGCGGGTATGGCCGGGGCGCTGGGCTTCGTGGGGCTGGCGGGGGGCGACGCGGTGCAGGCGGTGACCTTCGGCGCCGGGGTGCGCGTCTCGCCCCGGTTGCAGGGGGTCAACCGCGCGACCGAGCTGCTGGGCTGGCTGGGGCAGGCCCGCGCCGAGGGGAAAGGCACCCTGGAGGACGCCCTGGGCCGCACCGCCGCCCGCGCGCCGAAGGGGGCCCTCGTCATCCTGGTGGGCGACTTCCTCTCCGAAGACGCCGTGCGCGCCCTGGACACCCTCCACGCGCGGGGGCAGGAGGTCCTGGCCGTACAGGTCCTCGCCCCCGAGGAACTCGAACCCGAACGGTTGCGCGCCTCTCCCGGGCGGGCCGAGCCGCTGCGCCTCGACGACGCCGAGGGCGGGGGCAGCGCGGTCGTCACCCTCGACGACGCGACGCTGACGCGCTACCGCCGGGCGCTCGACGCCTGGACCGCCGAGCTGCGCGGCAGCCTCGCCCGGCACGGGGGCCGCCTCGTTCAGGTGCGTGCCGACCAGCCGCTCGGGGAGGTGGTGCTGCGTGAGTTCCTGGCACGCGGCATCGTCCGATGA